In Streptomyces nodosus, one DNA window encodes the following:
- the fxsT gene encoding FxSxx-COOH system tetratricopeptide repeat protein codes for MAQPGDGLLAMTGRAGRAPTAREWAEALWLTDRIGAAGGVLSEHGAPADASTASAGSAPGMPGAADTTSAPETAGTPPAVDDLPSGAPPWPVLSDAPGPAPEPPAVDTPPRPDGPDGPDGSGGSEPVRPRRDAADALASASLLGTAAARLNRGPLHDMGSPVGSTTGVPLLFDTDTRPGVLRDPLRFARTLRPFNRRVPSRLRHALDEERTAVRSAELGRWSPVLVDVPDRWFEVALVVEHSVSMALWRGVAQELAELLRRQGAFADVRIWWLDTRGGKSARLRSERGGPARDPGELLHPQGRRLVLLMSDCVGDAWASGSVPRLLHRWARHAPVAVLQPLPSRLWDLCEAVPRDLRVRAVAPGLPNALLLLHHNKRWVHPDALPVPVLELETAWFAGWARMVTGEARAHSDVTALLVDGQGLAPECLPPLAPDHRPRPVSAEQAVRRFLRNASPQARRLAAQLAMVPLRPEVVGAVQRLLGRAAGPLPFAEILLGGLLAAHAGTGGGGPRYEFLDGVRERLLHGLGRTETLRTLQQVSAVAGRAMGARSGLLGTLVAAPGELDGAALGAADHELLSAAAPALAALGPAYGGALARVRAHSSLATAGDGEESGRRSAAPGAPEAAATPPFRESAQHMEVVSMDPASSRTTHPAPGVDRPDEHGSGAPARPPLPARLPRTMPLPQASYFTGREEELDRLRAVLNSDDRVAVLPYALYGMGGVGKTRLAVEYVHRHHTEYERIWWIDAEQPAVIREQLASLVPDFGVAADGPGDPVDRVLAAMSTGTPFRRWLLVMDNAGAPEDVVPYIPSLLGVPDGAGHVLVTSRHSGWAERVHALQMDVFSREESIGFLRRRTPWTSREEAERLAEALGDLPLALEHSVAALAHSGIDTASYLDLLEHRRREVLEEPSASGVRPVAATWRTSVDLLRARHPQALELLRLLAFFGPEPIAQSFLRDARLLNLPDDLAPVARDELARGRAIRAINQYSLLTVNPATGTLQVHRLLGGVLRDELSADEATRLRHLVHQIIGAHDPGDSQRPQNWRNYADILPHLEPSGLLHCGDAEARDTALNILGYVIARGDFQGAAQLARRVAEVWHTTLGPDHVQTLWARRQQASAHWQLAEFDESRRINEEVLRRLRATLGENDEFTLTVAGARAADLRAAGRFTEALALDREAYDRSVGRHGDQSPHVLTVGHNYSVSLRVNGLYEEALALDQRIHDARLELLGPTARSTLFSINNVARDLRECGRYADALILQTSTLARYREQYGDQHPHTLRAIKNMSVTCRKAGELEQGLALARESLEQYRLHFGPDHIDTLAALTNISNDLRLTGAPERALEHSAEALHRYRAVLGPRHPLTGVAGVDHGAALRAAQRHAEARRVDEETVAALASALPDDHPWLLLARVNLATDLALGGDPAAARALGEECAQKLRARYGDRHPGTLAALTNVALDMIATDAAEAGEELLASVQRRYLATLGPDHPESRGAAAGIRAECDIEPPPI; via the coding sequence GTGGCGCAGCCTGGCGACGGACTCCTCGCCATGACCGGCCGGGCGGGCCGGGCGCCGACGGCACGTGAGTGGGCGGAGGCGCTCTGGCTGACGGACCGCATCGGGGCGGCCGGGGGCGTGCTGTCGGAGCACGGTGCGCCGGCTGATGCGTCGACGGCGAGCGCCGGGAGTGCTCCGGGCATGCCGGGCGCCGCGGACACCACGAGCGCCCCGGAGACCGCGGGCACTCCCCCGGCGGTCGACGATCTGCCGTCGGGGGCGCCCCCCTGGCCTGTCCTGTCCGATGCGCCGGGACCCGCCCCTGAGCCCCCGGCGGTCGACACGCCGCCCCGCCCCGACGGACCGGACGGACCGGACGGATCCGGCGGGTCGGAGCCGGTGCGGCCCCGGCGTGACGCGGCAGACGCGCTCGCCTCGGCTTCCCTGCTCGGGACGGCCGCCGCGCGCCTGAACCGCGGGCCGCTGCACGACATGGGTTCCCCGGTCGGCTCGACGACCGGTGTCCCACTGCTGTTCGACACCGACACCCGCCCCGGCGTCCTGCGCGACCCCCTCCGTTTCGCCCGGACCCTGCGCCCGTTCAACCGCCGGGTCCCCTCACGTCTCCGCCACGCCCTGGACGAGGAGCGGACCGCGGTCAGGTCGGCCGAGCTGGGCCGGTGGAGCCCGGTGCTGGTGGATGTGCCGGACCGGTGGTTCGAGGTCGCCCTGGTCGTCGAGCACAGCGTGTCGATGGCACTGTGGCGGGGCGTCGCGCAGGAGCTCGCCGAACTCCTGCGCCGCCAGGGCGCCTTCGCCGACGTACGGATCTGGTGGCTGGACACCCGTGGCGGGAAGTCGGCGCGGCTGCGCTCGGAGCGGGGCGGCCCCGCCCGCGACCCCGGCGAACTGCTCCACCCGCAGGGGCGCCGGCTGGTGCTGCTGATGAGCGACTGCGTGGGCGACGCCTGGGCGTCCGGCAGCGTGCCCCGGCTGCTCCACCGCTGGGCACGGCACGCGCCCGTGGCGGTGCTCCAGCCGCTGCCCAGCCGGCTGTGGGACCTGTGCGAGGCGGTCCCCCGCGACCTGCGGGTGCGCGCCGTGGCGCCCGGGCTGCCCAACGCTCTCCTCCTGCTGCACCACAACAAACGCTGGGTGCACCCCGACGCGCTGCCGGTACCGGTGCTGGAGCTGGAGACCGCCTGGTTCGCGGGCTGGGCGCGCATGGTGACGGGCGAGGCCCGGGCGCACAGCGATGTGACCGCCCTGCTCGTGGACGGGCAGGGACTGGCACCGGAGTGTCTGCCGCCGCTCGCCCCGGACCACCGGCCGCGGCCGGTCTCCGCCGAGCAGGCGGTACGCCGTTTCCTGCGCAACGCCTCCCCCCAGGCGCGACGGCTGGCCGCACAGCTCGCGATGGTGCCGCTGCGGCCGGAGGTGGTGGGTGCGGTGCAGCGCCTGCTGGGCCGGGCGGCCGGACCGCTGCCGTTCGCGGAGATCCTGCTCGGCGGCCTGCTGGCGGCGCACGCCGGCACGGGCGGCGGCGGCCCGCGCTACGAGTTCCTGGACGGCGTGCGCGAGCGGCTCCTGCACGGCCTGGGACGGACCGAGACGCTGCGTACGCTTCAGCAGGTGTCGGCCGTCGCCGGACGGGCGATGGGCGCGCGCTCCGGTCTCCTCGGCACTCTGGTGGCCGCGCCCGGCGAACTGGACGGGGCCGCCCTGGGCGCCGCCGACCACGAACTGCTGTCGGCGGCGGCGCCGGCCCTGGCGGCGCTCGGACCGGCCTACGGAGGCGCACTGGCCCGCGTACGGGCGCACTCGTCTTTGGCGACGGCGGGTGACGGGGAGGAAAGCGGGCGTCGGTCCGCCGCACCGGGCGCTCCGGAGGCGGCCGCCACTCCTCCCTTCAGGGAATCGGCTCAGCACATGGAGGTCGTGTCGATGGATCCCGCCTCGTCCCGTACGACGCACCCGGCTCCGGGCGTCGATCGGCCGGATGAGCACGGAAGCGGCGCCCCGGCACGGCCGCCGCTGCCTGCCCGGCTGCCGCGGACCATGCCGCTGCCGCAGGCCTCCTACTTCACCGGCCGGGAGGAGGAGCTCGACCGGCTGCGGGCCGTGCTGAACTCGGACGACCGGGTGGCCGTGCTGCCGTACGCCCTGTACGGGATGGGCGGGGTCGGCAAGACCCGGCTTGCCGTGGAGTACGTCCACCGCCACCACACCGAGTACGAGCGGATCTGGTGGATCGACGCCGAGCAGCCCGCCGTGATCCGAGAGCAACTCGCCTCCCTGGTACCGGACTTCGGCGTGGCGGCCGACGGTCCCGGTGACCCCGTGGACCGGGTGCTGGCGGCGATGTCCACCGGCACCCCGTTCAGGCGCTGGCTGCTGGTGATGGACAACGCCGGAGCGCCCGAGGACGTGGTGCCGTACATCCCCTCGCTGCTCGGCGTGCCGGACGGGGCGGGCCATGTACTGGTGACGTCCCGGCACTCCGGCTGGGCCGAGCGGGTCCACGCCCTGCAGATGGACGTGTTCAGCCGGGAGGAGAGCATCGGGTTCCTGCGCCGGCGCACCCCGTGGACCAGTCGTGAGGAGGCGGAACGGCTCGCCGAGGCGCTGGGCGACCTGCCGCTGGCGCTCGAGCACTCGGTCGCGGCACTGGCCCACTCCGGCATCGACACCGCCTCCTATCTGGACCTGCTGGAGCACCGCCGCAGGGAGGTGCTGGAGGAACCCTCGGCGTCCGGCGTCCGGCCCGTCGCGGCCACCTGGCGCACCTCGGTGGACCTGCTGCGCGCGCGGCACCCGCAGGCGCTCGAACTACTGCGGCTGCTCGCCTTCTTCGGCCCGGAGCCCATCGCCCAGTCCTTCCTGCGCGACGCCCGGCTGCTGAACCTGCCCGACGACCTCGCCCCCGTCGCCCGCGACGAGCTGGCCCGGGGCCGGGCGATCCGGGCCATCAACCAGTACTCGCTGCTGACCGTCAACCCCGCCACCGGCACGCTCCAGGTGCACCGGCTGCTCGGCGGCGTCCTGCGCGACGAGCTGTCCGCCGACGAGGCCACCCGGCTGCGTCATCTGGTCCATCAGATCATCGGCGCACACGACCCCGGGGACTCCCAGCGCCCGCAGAACTGGCGCAACTATGCCGACATCCTGCCCCACCTCGAACCGTCCGGCCTGCTGCACTGCGGGGACGCCGAGGCCCGCGACACGGCGCTGAACATCCTCGGCTACGTCATCGCCCGCGGTGACTTCCAGGGCGCCGCCCAGCTGGCCCGCCGGGTCGCCGAGGTCTGGCACACCACGCTGGGCCCCGATCACGTCCAGACCCTCTGGGCGCGCCGTCAGCAGGCGAGCGCCCACTGGCAGCTGGCCGAGTTCGACGAGTCGCGGCGGATCAACGAGGAGGTGCTCAGGCGGCTGCGCGCCACCCTGGGCGAGAACGACGAGTTCACCCTCACCGTGGCCGGTGCCAGGGCCGCCGATCTGCGCGCTGCGGGCCGCTTCACCGAGGCGCTGGCCCTCGACCGCGAGGCCTACGACCGCAGTGTCGGACGCCATGGCGACCAGAGCCCGCACGTCCTGACCGTCGGTCACAACTACAGCGTCAGCCTGCGCGTCAACGGCCTGTACGAGGAGGCGCTCGCGCTCGACCAGCGCATCCACGACGCCCGCCTGGAACTCCTGGGTCCCACGGCCCGCTCGACGCTGTTCTCGATCAACAACGTCGCCCGCGACCTGCGCGAGTGCGGCCGGTACGCGGACGCGCTGATCCTCCAGACGAGCACGCTGGCCCGGTATCGCGAACAGTACGGCGACCAGCACCCGCACACGCTGCGCGCCATCAAGAACATGTCGGTGACCTGCCGCAAGGCGGGCGAGCTGGAGCAGGGGCTCGCCCTGGCGCGGGAGTCGCTGGAGCAGTACCGCCTGCATTTCGGCCCGGACCACATCGACACCCTGGCGGCACTGACGAACATCTCCAACGACCTGCGGCTGACCGGCGCCCCGGAGCGGGCGCTCGAGCACAGCGCCGAGGCCCTGCACCGCTACCGGGCGGTGCTCGGCCCACGGCACCCGCTGACGGGCGTGGCGGGCGTCGATCACGGGGCGGCCCTGCGCGCCGCCCAGCGGCACGCCGAGGCCCGCCGGGTCGACGAGGAGACGGTGGCGGCCCTCGCCTCCGCGCTCCCGGACGATCACCCCTGGCTGCTGCTCGCCCGGGTGAACCTCGCCACCGACCTGGCACTGGGCGGCGACCCGGCGGCGGCGCGGGCGCTGGGCGAGGAGTGCGCCCAAAAACTCCGGGCCCGTTACGGGGACCGGCACCCGGGGACACTGGCCGCGCTGACCAATGTGGCCCTGGACATGATCGCGACGGACGCGGCGGAGGCGGGTGAGGAGCTGCTCGCCTCGGTGCAGCGGCGCTATCTCGCGACGCTCGGCCCGGACCATCCGGAGAGCCGGGGCGCCGCGGCCGGCATCCGCGCCGAGTGCGACATCGAGCCGCCGCCGATCTGA
- a CDS encoding aKG-HExxH-type peptide beta-hydroxylase: MTPGRPAAAAAPPALTLPHDLWRQIARGTPDADTLRLLRTARAGRNLLLLRAVHHASRAAPGRAGRDSGTATALLAAVRRRAPAVFDTLVMDPAAGIVLAEAVRNGHGDPVAVLAAVAGHRAGLPFRLEVPVRHGTVELPGLGRAGLDPGASTARLERGPHGPTTVTAPGTPGAVLIPDPPAERAPGWEPVPRVRLTAPRPDAAPVIRLDSHDSLDLGVPRALGPQELARWRDRLGAAWEVLAVRHPERADAVRATVRAVVPLDPRRPRGTRGAWLSASFSDAFGLVALAPLDDPAELAAALVHETQHSLLYALQDLTRLLHARPGARGPAPWSDRPRPPSALLQGAVAFLVTAAFWRREAALGDRAAAAPYERWRRTAHLACDELERGGWLTEHGHRLLDALRDVLADWAAMPARGG; the protein is encoded by the coding sequence TTGACGCCCGGCCGCCCGGCCGCAGCAGCGGCCCCACCCGCATTGACGCTGCCCCACGACCTGTGGCGGCAGATCGCCCGTGGGACACCGGACGCCGACACCCTGCGCCTGCTGCGCACCGCCCGCGCCGGCCGCAATCTGCTGCTGTTGCGGGCCGTGCACCACGCCTCCCGTGCTGCCCCGGGCCGGGCGGGCCGGGACTCCGGCACCGCCACGGCCCTCCTCGCCGCCGTACGCCGCCGGGCACCCGCCGTCTTCGACACACTCGTCATGGACCCCGCCGCCGGGATCGTGCTCGCCGAAGCCGTACGCAACGGCCACGGCGATCCGGTGGCCGTGCTCGCGGCGGTCGCCGGACACCGGGCGGGCCTTCCCTTCCGGCTGGAGGTTCCGGTGCGCCACGGCACCGTCGAACTGCCCGGCCTGGGCCGCGCCGGCCTGGATCCCGGCGCGAGCACCGCGCGTCTGGAGCGCGGCCCGCACGGCCCGACCACCGTGACCGCCCCCGGCACGCCCGGCGCGGTCCTGATACCCGACCCGCCGGCGGAGCGCGCGCCCGGCTGGGAGCCGGTGCCACGCGTCCGTCTCACGGCGCCGCGCCCGGACGCGGCGCCGGTGATACGCCTCGATTCCCACGATTCCCTGGACCTCGGCGTCCCCCGCGCCCTCGGCCCGCAGGAACTGGCGCGCTGGCGTGACCGGCTCGGCGCGGCCTGGGAGGTGCTCGCCGTCCGCCATCCCGAGCGCGCGGACGCGGTACGCGCCACCGTGCGCGCCGTCGTGCCCCTCGATCCGCGGCGGCCCCGCGGCACACGCGGCGCCTGGCTGAGCGCCTCCTTCAGCGACGCCTTCGGTCTCGTCGCCCTCGCCCCGCTGGACGACCCGGCCGAACTCGCCGCCGCGCTCGTCCATGAGACACAGCACTCCCTGCTGTACGCCCTCCAGGACCTCACCCGGCTGCTCCACGCCCGCCCCGGTGCGCGCGGGCCCGCGCCCTGGAGCGACCGGCCCCGCCCGCCGTCGGCACTGCTCCAGGGCGCCGTCGCGTTCCTGGTGACCGCCGCGTTCTGGCGCCGGGAGGCCGCTCTCGGCGATCGGGCGGCCGCCGCGCCGTACGAGCGGTGGCGGCGCACCGCCCACCTGGCCTGCGACGAACTGGAGCGCGGCGGCTGGCTCACCGAGCACGGACACCGGCTCCTGGACGCCCTGCGGGACGTGCTCGCCGATTGGGCGGCCATGCCCGCACGCGGAGGGTGA
- a CDS encoding FxsB family cyclophane-forming radical SAM/SPASM peptide maturase — MKPADGADPGRWPDDLLDVAALRTSGTRPLPFREFVVKVHSRCNLACTYCYVYEAADQLWRAQPHTMSPRTAEQVCSRIAEHAERHRPASVRVILHGGEPLLAGVPLLREMTRTLRRLMPGGTETDVVIQTNGTLLDTDVLRLCHEEDIRIAVSLDGTAEVHDRTRRDHAGRGSHARVAGALRRLAAPEHRRVWAGVLCTVDVTADPLATYEHLLSYDPPSVRLLLPLGNWTNRPPGRPEDPTETPYGQWLATVFDRWYTAPGPPVRIAFFESVLDLLLGGVTRTETIGGAPSQLAVVDTDGALTLSDQLKSAYEGADRSGLDVYRHTFDALLDHPGVVARQLAANGLAAQCRACPVGAVCGGGHYPHRYRADNGYLNPSVYCPDLMALIRHVADVLRADLDRAGGVRP; from the coding sequence GTGAAGCCGGCCGACGGCGCCGACCCCGGCCGGTGGCCCGACGACCTCCTCGACGTCGCGGCCCTGCGCACGTCCGGCACGCGCCCGCTGCCCTTCCGGGAGTTCGTCGTCAAGGTGCACAGCCGCTGCAACCTCGCCTGCACCTACTGCTATGTCTACGAGGCCGCCGACCAACTCTGGCGGGCCCAGCCGCACACCATGTCGCCGCGCACCGCCGAACAGGTGTGCAGTCGCATCGCCGAACACGCCGAACGCCACCGGCCCGCCTCCGTGCGGGTCATCCTGCACGGAGGCGAACCGCTGCTGGCCGGCGTCCCGCTGCTCCGTGAGATGACCCGCACCCTGCGCAGGCTCATGCCCGGCGGCACCGAGACGGACGTCGTCATCCAGACCAACGGCACCCTGCTCGACACGGACGTGCTGCGTCTGTGCCACGAGGAGGACATCAGGATCGCGGTCAGCCTCGACGGCACCGCCGAGGTCCACGACCGCACCCGCCGTGACCACGCCGGACGCGGCAGCCACGCCCGGGTCGCCGGCGCGCTGCGGCGGCTGGCCGCGCCCGAGCACCGCCGCGTGTGGGCCGGCGTACTGTGCACCGTCGACGTCACCGCCGACCCGCTCGCCACCTATGAGCACCTGCTGTCGTACGACCCGCCGTCCGTCCGTCTCCTGCTGCCCCTCGGCAACTGGACGAACCGCCCACCGGGCCGCCCCGAGGACCCCACCGAGACTCCTTACGGCCAGTGGCTCGCCACCGTCTTCGACCGCTGGTACACGGCCCCCGGACCACCGGTGCGCATCGCGTTCTTCGAGTCGGTCCTCGACCTCCTGCTCGGCGGCGTCACCCGCACCGAGACCATCGGCGGGGCCCCCTCCCAGCTCGCCGTGGTCGACACGGACGGCGCGCTCACCCTCTCCGACCAGCTGAAATCGGCGTACGAAGGGGCCGACCGCAGTGGCCTGGACGTCTACCGCCACACGTTCGACGCGCTGCTGGACCACCCCGGGGTGGTGGCCCGGCAACTGGCGGCGAACGGGCTGGCCGCACAGTGCCGGGCCTGCCCGGTCGGCGCGGTCTGCGGCGGCGGCCACTACCCGCACCGCTACCGCGCCGACAACGGCTACCTCAACCCGTCCGTGTACTGCCCGGACCTGATGGCGCTGATCCGGCATGTGGCCGATGTCCTCCGGGCCGACCTCGACCGAGCCGGCGGAGTGCGCCCTTGA
- the fxsA gene encoding FxSxx-COOH cyclophane-containing RiPP peptide: MAATYGGLRAMPSGAGESTADMPDLTGLPLEEILDGTDSALSEALRRVLRQLAGEEAPVAAYDSGGDTAEGPGRVTTPAP; encoded by the coding sequence GTGGCGGCGACCTATGGGGGGCTGAGAGCGATGCCGAGCGGGGCGGGTGAGAGCACGGCGGACATGCCGGATCTGACGGGACTGCCCCTGGAGGAGATCCTGGACGGCACCGATTCGGCGCTGTCCGAGGCGTTGCGCCGCGTGCTGCGCCAACTGGCCGGCGAGGAGGCCCCGGTGGCCGCCTACGACTCCGGAGGCGACACCGCGGAAGGTCCCGGACGAGTCACCACCCCGGCCCCGTGA